The proteins below come from a single Athene noctua chromosome 6, bAthNoc1.hap1.1, whole genome shotgun sequence genomic window:
- the G2E3 gene encoding G2/M phase-specific E3 ubiquitin-protein ligase has product MSKNNNFDIQSPFCVLCGRTDDCPEKYGEKRIYGEYNLTVHYYCLLMSSGIWQRGEENEGVDGFLITDIRKEVNRAAKLKCNICKKKGASIGCVAPKCKRSYHFPCGIQKECIFQFMEDFRSYCWEHRPVQKFPDKESGGTSQCTICLDLVEQLPLYTVLKSPCCKNAWFHRECLQYQALSAGIFFFRCTVCNNKDKFQKEMLRMGIHIPEKDASWELEENAYQELLQCYQHCDIKRCLCKKGRDYNEPDSKWEIKRCHCCGSRGTHLACSSMKSGEQNWECMECRSIFAKSGNYSKQKKRSLATSEKTDGTTCLLEEPSPKCPRLSPGSQRSFLLQSPKRMCQNNSLPCTHLELPSSNRVMMSLSPLMSDRNWCLRKKHLRKQRREASNILKELNLQVNTKTSRLHINAENIWNSALKGFRQRNFSPTNTIEIKFTNFKNRSKTDTSPASKHHFFQLLMLHLQNSSLFEGSSAKNLSLDFDAVKEDHYFEAGKMIAVSLVHGGPSPGFFSKTLFSCLVYGPENVKPALEDVADVDVAQTIKMIKHANSLSSLQSTIHNCYEFLAASGCLRPITALCDKNMLVNDILFHHVIKRIISPLESFRQGLKTLGVLEKMQMYPDAFSSILCHKPERLSAETICDLFTIHSSSNVNKSGAVNFWMGYLQDVESGESVVTLEDILLFVTGSFSIPPVGFDPEPTIKFLHIRYPVGKRLLNCLELPITKSYKQFKNKMEVTIGNTLRVERE; this is encoded by the exons ATGAGTAAAAACAATAACTTTGACATACAAAGTCCAT TCTGTGTTCTCTGTGGACGGACAGATGACTGCCCTGAAAAGTATGGAGAAAAAAGGATCTATGGGGAATACAATCTCACTGTTCATTATTACTGTTTG TTGATGTCAAGTGGCATTtggcagagaggggaagaaaatgaaggtgTAGATGGATTCTTAATCACAGATATTAGAAAAGAAGTAAATAGAGCTGCAAAACTG aaatgtaatATCTGTAAGAAAAAGGGTGCCTCGATTGGATGTGTAGCTCCCAAATGCAAACGAAGTTACCATTTTCCTTGTGGAATACAAAAGGaatgtatttttcagttcatgGAAGACTTCAG atcTTACTGTTGGGAACATAGACCAGTCCAAAAGTTTCCAGACAAAGAATCTGGAGGAACATCACAGTGTACAATATGCCTGGATTTGGTTGAACAGCTTCCACTGTACACTGTATTGAAAAGTCCTTGCTGTAAAAATGCATGGTTTCATCGAGAATGCTTGCAG tATCAAGCTTTGAGTGCTGGGATATTTTTCTTTAGGTGCACAGTATGTAATAACAAGGacaaatttcagaaagaaatgttgaGAATGGGCATACACATTCCAGAAAA GGATGCATCTTGGGAACTTGAAGAGAATGCATATCAAGAACTACTGCAGTGTTATCAACACTGTGATATTAAAAGATGCCTCTGCAAGAAAGGAAGAGACTATAATGAACCTGATAG taaATGGGAAATAAAGCGTTGTCATTGTTGTGGCTCCCGTGGAACTCACCTGGCCTGTTCATCTATGAAGTCAGGGGAGCAAAACTGGGAGTGCATGGAATGCAGAAGTATCTTTGCAAAATCAG GAAACTACAGCAAACAGAAGAAGCGTTCTTTGGCTACCTCTGAAAAGACAGATGGGACAACTTGTTTGCTAGAAGAGCCATCTCCAAAGTGCCCTCGGCTGTCACCTGGATCTCAACGCAGTTTTCTTCTCCA ATCACCTAAGAGAATGTGCCAGAACAACTCATTGCCCTGCACACACCTAGAACTTCCATCGTCCAACAGAGTGATGATGTCTTTATCTCCACTGATGTCAGACAGAAACTGGTGCctgaggaaaaa GCatttaagaaagcaaagaagGGAAGCTTCTAATATACTGAAAGAGTTAAATCTACAAGTTAATACAAAAACTTCAAGGCTTCACATCAATGCAGAAAATATCTGGAATAGTGCTTTAAAAGGATTTAGACAGCGCAACTTCAGTCCTACAAACACCATTGAAATAAAGTTCACAAACTTCAAAAATAGGTCAAAGACAGATACTTCTCCTGCATCAAAACACCATTTCTTCCAGTTATTAATGCTTCACCTTCAGAATTCATCACTGTTTGAGGGCTCTTCTGCAAAGAACTTGTCCCTTGATTTTGACG CTGTAAAAGAGGATCATTATTTTGAAGCTGGTAAAATGATTGCAGTTTCTCTGGTTCATGGTGGCCCATCTCCTGGtttcttttccaaaacactgTTCAGTTGTCTTGTCTATGGTCCAGAGAATGTGAAACCAGCACTGGAAGATGTTGCTGATGTTGATGTAGCGCAAAcaataaaaatg ATAAAACATGCAAATAGTCTGTCCAGCCTACAGTCTACAATACACAACTGTTATGAATTCCTTGCTGCTTCTGGATGTTTAAGACCTATAACAGCTTTGTGTGATAAGAATATGCTGGTGAATGACATATTGTTCCATCATGTAATCAAGAGAATTATTTCGCCATTAGAAAG tttTAGGCAAGGTTTGAAAACTCTTGGTGTGTTAGAGAAAATGCAAATGTATCCAGATGCATTCTCTAGTATATTATGCCACAAACCTGAAAGACTTTCAGCAGAAACTATTTGTGATCTCTTTACAATCCATTCCTCATCAAATGTAAATAAAAGTGGAGCTGTTAATTTTTGGATGGGTTACTTGCAAGATGTAGAAA GTGGTGAGTCTGTAGTGACATTGGAGGATATTCTGCTCTTCGTAACAGGCTCTTTTTCTATACCACCTGTTGGTTTTGATCCTGAACCTACTATTAAATTTTTGCATATAAGGTATCCTGTTGGAAAGCGTCTCCTTAATTGCTTAGAGCTCCCTATAACAAAGTCATACaagcagtttaaaaacaaaatggagGTCACCATCGGAAACACACTAAGAGTTGAAAGAGAATAA